A stretch of Babylonia areolata isolate BAREFJ2019XMU chromosome 23, ASM4173473v1, whole genome shotgun sequence DNA encodes these proteins:
- the LOC143297661 gene encoding uncharacterized protein LOC143297661 gives MGEAFAEEENFRSINKGPENDGDSPECTTDDNSSEGSTFVDSTECSGGIDSTESTGGVDSNEISAAVDIAGTDSTECFTGVDSTDCSTGVSTVVDSIECPGGVFTAADSAECSTGVFTDIDSGEFLSGINSSECSTSINSTELSSGVDRTEFANGVDSTEGSSGIDITECSSSDPSLLPCNPACPQCQNGEKVDQAASHTAPDSPFLPPRVHDAASDDDDSSRDCEEETFGSEVGRKDKVDRLSLGRDGCGPVGLFTNRGDPSSRLDTMHVEQEEEKDNGLRVDDEDNGSPDDASLSQDNGSHDDASLSLDDGSPDEVPVSLDQYLAYSSLTTGHVPLETYLAVETRKAAAQSTAVPYNCMAAAAASSLAAGVPLRQVYPAMGYVQVQPMHVAAAVATQHSMRAVAAQQQNLMAAAAVQQQQQQQHAARVAQQRMAAAAAQQQSQAAMLQQQQQYLLMNRHYVGAPVIVPRPTVIPVPVVPAAPVRLRMRVHRSVTMTEEYRVDRQ, from the exons GGTCCAGAAAATGATGGTGACAGTCCTGAGTGTACCACGGATGACAACAGCTCTGAGGGCTCTACTTTTGTCGATAGCACAGAGTGTTCTGGTGGCATTGACAGCACTGAGAGTACTGGTGGTGTTGACAGCAATGAGATTTCTGCTGCCGTTGACATCGCTGGCACTGACAGCACCGAGTGTTTTACTGGCGTTGACAGCACTGATTGCTCTACTGGTGTTTCTACTGTTGTTGACAGCATTGAGTGCCCTGGTGGcgtttttactgctgctgacagTGCAGAGTGTTCTACTGGTGTTTTTACTGATATTGACAGTGGCGAGTTTTTATCTGGCATTAACAGCAGTGAGTGTTCTACCAGCATTAATAGCACTGAGTTGTCATCTGGGGTCGACAGAACTGAGTTTGCTAATGGCGTTGACAGCACTGAGGGTTCATCTGGCATTGACATCACTGAGTGTTCATCAAGTGACCCATCTTTGCTGCCATGTAATCCTGCCTGTCCCCAGTGTCAGAATGGCGAGAAGGTTGACCAGGCAGCCAGTCACACAGCTCCTGACAGTCCCTTCCTGCCACCACGCGTCCACGATGCGGCATCTGACGACGACGACTCCAGCAGGGACTGTGAGGAAGAGACATTTGGGTCAGAGGTGGGGAGAAAAGACAAGGTGGACAGGCTGTCATTAGGCAGGGATGGCTGTGGTCCTGTTGGATTGTTCACGAACAGAGGTGACCCAAGCAGCAGGCTAGATACAATGCATGTGgaacaagaggaggagaaggacaacgGTTTGAGGGTGGATGACGAGGACAACGGTTCCCCCGACGACGCTTCACTCTCCCAGGACAACGGTTCCCACGACGACGCCTCACTCTCCCTGGACGATGGCTCCCCTGATGAGGTCCCAGTCTCCCTGGACCAGTACCTCGCCTACAGCTCACTGACGACGGGCCATGTGCCTTTGGAAACCTACCTGGCCGTGGAAACGAGGAAGGCAGCTGCTCAGAGCACCGCCGTCCCTTACAACTGCATGGCAGCAGCAGCGGCTTCCAGTTTGGCTGCTGGTGTTCCCCTCCGGCAGGTGTACCCTGCCATGGGCTACGTTCAGGTCCAGCCCATGCACGTGGCAGCTGCAGTGGCCACTCAGCACAGCATGAGGGCAGTAGCAGCCCAGCAGCAAAACCTGATGGCAGCAGCAGcggtgcagcagcaacagcagcagcagcatgctgCGCGTGTAGCACAACAGAGGATGGCGGCAGCGGCAGCACAGCAACAGTCACAGGCAGccatgctgcagcagcagcagcagtatctccTGATGAACAGACACTACGTTGGAGCCCCTGTCATCGTTCCACGACCGACCGTCATACCTGTACCGGTTGTACCTGCTGCTCCTGTCAG ACTTCGGATGCGGGTACATCGTAGTGTCACAATGACGGAAGAGTACAGGGTTGATCGTCAATGA